The following are from one region of the Pocillopora verrucosa isolate sample1 chromosome 3, ASM3666991v2, whole genome shotgun sequence genome:
- the LOC131777317 gene encoding mucin-like protein isoform X3 — MRQSPSCVLILFIIFHKVAGWNSSYQLVTSSMTLTNKTLVKLQTTQHVFTSSVVVEGSSTSSMTSDITLSLVRWQTPQQVMTASVVMKASAKLPTSPRHSSESPLPTFMIPAQSSAAPEATQSPTRTTPRPRTTKPPATTVKPTAPPIDTSNMYPFGPQQNDSEFRLDSRYYFSRRCLRINTDWKGFPFFSGRHYKLHICRDGKIQLNYEWSWWWPQKFGIYRWFRNMAVIAPFWATTDTYFAFKKKHSRVYYQIYEENKESSKDTLAMATKNVTQYIEGFSNFQASWVLVVTWENLCPYVYYPYYYYYYGDQEIELNCHWSNTFQAVIITNGFNTFLMYNYPYNGIQWVVPADHSDYRYWTGYYGLPVAGWNAGNDGQDYLNIEGSGTLFGMYNLDKQKGNTGSPGKYFWRIENSMEKDSLDKCMAWSMRQRELNMRDRYDELIRSDWRMACPCTEWQAWLDWGRFSWDWWSSWPDWCYESRRVKFIPFPMNSNIRGFTVRQQCCYSTTWEDWGSLKVGPPDGGHVKVTAVDDWFNQVEEMEEMYTDRQAYQFCCVDTHMCEHFYFYRPSDHCSLYRPPPRRWFWGDPHIKTLDDRNYTFNGLGEFVMVDAKEGQFQLQARTKLAQGNTTKATIFSAGAAKEENTSTIEIRVKPKGGLDILLDRQLYHGYNNLTNKSIAIGGNLFASIPEKNCLQVSFPSTTSVNFCVKKEMLSFVVSLGEDFKNTTKGLLGTWNDNPDDDFTSPDGTVLESFSLREIHFSFGVKWQINQSQSLFTYGDNESVASFSKPDFEPMFADNITWHNDSLRQKAEAQCGNDHECLFDVASTNDLSVGLVTKDISIQLVNETNKLDNFPPKIETASNAINATLGDTVHLSIRAVDNDTITFRVINNPEGATWNQTGNLLYFTWRVTTSRKFNLTFVAFDDKGASASWSPIINMCACKHDGQCVKPEEGDSANSDSKFVYKGCACQGGYTGRFCESDIDACEMNGQPCYAGVRCIDLPAPANSSGYKCGPCPSGYTGNGAQCADIDECQNKSRIDCDQLCVNLPGSYFCDCYSGYKLNADGGTCDDVDECLPTNDCMQKCNNTRGSYNCSCDDYFQVDPSDPKKCVAKNPCSADNGCQHVCFKGDNDELKCACYANYELESDGKSCRDINECDPSNPRHRCSQICKNTPGSYNCSCEKGFEIAKDGYDCEDINECLDVSLFNCTDEFHKCINTRGSYKCECDQDLYFINGKCRGLEKNETAPKPALQKPRRPSNKEKEEAVQFSIERKNGFKWDFKTDMDFKEKMASVTTIYCRDNRTRCALKETTRNRRSLLFDLYTTDQIHRLPDYPKNSSGLLYIAFYVQQPVGQYVSNASALPRRILAQIMVIHKSEIEAAIGANISGIEAWFKPGEPTFSPTLGTAEPAAKEWKWIIIGVIVGGVFLVIVVIIVWRCLKRKRKDKTVVIPTVVDDTPGGNIAMKSYHQSVESLEPAPSQ; from the exons ATGAGGCAAAGCCCAAGTTGTGTTTtgattcttttcattattttccataAAG tTGCTGGATGGAATTCGTCTTACCAGTTGGTGACTTCTTCTATGACCCTTACCAATAAGACACTTGTAAAATTGCAAACTACTCAACACGTTTTTACTTCTTCTGTGGTTGTGGAAGGTTCTTCAACTTCTTCGATGACTTCTGATATTACATTATCACTTGTACGATGGCAAACTCCTCAACAGGTTATGACTGCTTCCGTGGTTATGAAAGCCTCTGCAAAATTACCAACCAGTCCTCGACACAGCAGTGAGTCACCTTTACCAACGTTTATGATTCCTGCACAGTCATCGGCGGCGCCAGAgg CAACACAAAGTCCGACAAGAACAACTCCGAGGC CGCGCACGACAAAGCCGCCGGCTACAA CTGTTAAACCGACTGCCCCTCCTATTGATA CGAGCAACATGTATCCGTTTGGCCCTCAGCAGAATGACAGCGAGTTTCGTCTCGATTCACGGTATTATTTCTCCCGGCGGTGCTTACGAATAAATACAGACTGGAAGGGATTCCCCTTCTTCTCGGGGAGACATTATAAACTGCAT ATATGCCGCGACGGTAAAATCCAACTGAACTATGAGTGGAGCTGGTGGTGGCCGCAGAAGTTTGGTATCTACCGATGGTTCAGAAATATGGCTGTTATTGCACCTTTCTGGGCGACGACTGATACTTACTTTGCCttcaaaaaaaaacattccaggGTGTATTATCAAATATACGAAGAAAATAAGGAAAGTTCCAAAGATACTCTTGCTATGGCTACAAAAAACGTAACGCAGTACATTGAAGGATTTTCCAACTTTCAGGCCTCCTGGGTCCTTGTAGTGACTTGGGAGAATCTCTGTCCGTACGTCTATTATCcatactactattactattatggAGACCAGGAAATTGAGTTAAACTGTCACTGG agcaaCACATTTCAAGCAGTTATAATAACAAATGGATTTAATACGTTCTTGATGTACAATTACCCTTATAATGGTATTCAGTGGGTGGTTCCTGCAGAtca TTCTGATTACCGTTACTGGACTGGCTACTATGGTCTACCTGTTGCTGGGTGGAACGCAGGGAATGATGGTCAGGATTACTTGAACATTGAAGG aTCCGGAACTTTGTTTGGAATGTATAATCTCgataaacaaaaaggaaatacGGGATCACCTGGAAAATATTTCTGGAGGATCGAGAACAGCATGGAAAAAGACTCACTAGACAAGTGCATGGCTTGGAGTATGCGCCAAAGAGAATTAAACATGCGTGATAGGTACGATGAACTGATACGCTCAGACTGGCGGATGGCCTGTCCTTGTACGGAATGGCAAGCCTGGTTAGATTGGGGAAGATTCTCTTGGGATTGGTGGTCCTCTTGGCCTGATTGGTGTTACGAGTCCAGGCGTGTCAAATTCATTCCCTTTCCAATGAATAGTAATATCAGGGGTTTTACTGTGAGACAGCAGTGTTGTTACTCAACTACCTGGGAGGACTGGGGCTCTCTCAAAGTTGGTCCTCCTGATGGCGGACACGTTAAAGTGACAGCAGTTGATGACTGGTTTAATCAGGTTGAAGAGATGGAGGAAATGTACACAGACCGGCAGGCTTATCAGTTTTGCTGTGTTGATACACATATGTGTGAGCATTTCTATTTCTACCGTCCGTCTGATCACTGCTCCTTGTATAGGCCGCCACCAAGAC gTTGGTTCTGGGGTGATCCTCACATTAAAACATTGGATGATAGAAACTATACTTTCAATGGTCTCGGTGAGTTCGTCATGGTGGACGCAAAAGAGGGGCAATTCCAACTTCAGGCCAGAACAAAACTTGCTCAAGGGAATACCACGAAAGCAACTATTTTCTCAGCCGGCGCAGCTAAAGAAGAAAATACCAGCACAATCGAAATACGGGTAAAGCCTAAAG GAGGACTGGACATTTTGTTAGACAGGCAACTCTACCACGGCTACAACAACCTAACAAACAAAAGTATAGCAATCGGTGGAAATCTCTTTGCTTCAATACCAGAGAAAAACTGTTTACAGGTTTCCTTTCCCTCAACAACATCCGTCAACTTCTGTGTGAAGAAAGAAATGTTGTCGTTTGTTGTGAGTCTCGGTGAGGATTTCAAAAACACCACCAAAGGACTGTTGGGAACGTGGAACGATAACCCGGATGATGACTTCACAAGTCCTGATGGGACTGTTTTGGAGTCATTTTCATTAAGGGAAATTCATTTCTCGTTCGGTGTTAAGT GGCAAATTAACCAGTCCCAATCTTTATTTACATATGGTGACAATGAAAGCGTGGCTAGTTTTTCGAAACCTGATTTTGAGCCTATGTTTGCTGATAACATCACGTGGCATAATGACAGTTTAAGACAGAAAGCTGAAGCTCAATGTGGAAACGATCACGAATGTCTGTTTGACGTGGCTTCCACCAACGACTTGTCTGTTGGCTTGGTAACCAAAGATATCAGCATTCAGCTGGTGAATGAGACAAACAAACTTG acAACTTCCCGCCCAAAATAGAGACTGCTTCGAACGCGATAAATGCGACCCTTGGTGATACAGTTCACTTGAGCATCAGGGCTGTCGATAATGACACGATTACGTTTCGCGTGATTAACAATCCTGAAGGGGCCACTTGGAACCAGACTGGTAACTTGTTATATTTCACTTGGCGTGTTACAACATCAAGAAAG TTCAACCTTACTTTCGTTGCTTTTGACGACAAAGGCGCAAGTGCCAGTTGGAGTCCAATTATTAACATGTGCGCCTGTAAACATGATGGTCAGTGCGTAAAGCCAGAAGAGGGTGACTCAGCCAACTCTGACAGCAAGTTTGTATACAAGGGTTGTGCATGTCAGGGAGGATACACAGGAAGGTTCTGCGAGAGCGACATTGACGCCTGCGAAATGAATGGTCAGCCGTGTTACGCGGGAGTTAGGTGCATTGATCTTCCTGCACCAGCCAATTCCAGTGGATATAAATGTGGACCCTGTCCATCAGGATACACTGGAAATGGAGCTCAATGTGCTG ACATCGACGAATGCCAAAATAAGTCGAGGATTGACTGTGATCAGCTCTGTGTCAATCTGCCAGGTTCCTACTTCTGTGATTGTTACAGCGGATACAAACTGAATGCTGATGGCGGCACGTGTGACG ATGTTGACGAATGCCTGCCAACAAACGATTGTATGCAGAAGTGTAACAACACACGAGGAAGTTACAACTGTTCATGCGACGATTATTTTCAAGTTGATCCCAGTGATCCAAAGAAGTGTGTAG CCAAAAACCCTTGTTCTGCTGACAATGGCTGTCAACATGTTTGCTTCAAAGGGGACAATGATGAACTTAAATGCGCGTGCTATGCTAATTATGAGCTGGAGAGTGATGGCAAAAGTTGTAGAG ATATCAATGAATGCGACCCTTCGAATCCCCGTCATCGCTGCAGTCAGATCTGTAAAAATACACCAGGGAGTTATAATTGCTCTTGTGAAAAAGGATTTGAAATAGCCAAGGATGGTTACGATTGTGAAG ATATTAACGAGTGCCTTGACGTGAGCTTGTTCAACTGCACGGATGAGTTTCACAAATGCATAAACACTCGTGGCTCTTACAAGTGTGAATGTGATCAAGACTTGTACTTTATCAACGGAAAATGCAGAG gTCTAGAGAAGAATGAGACAGCTCCAAAGCCAGCGTTACAAAAACCACGCAGAccttcaaacaaagaaaaagaggaagccGTCCAGTTCTCAATTGAACGTAAAAATGGG TTTAAATGGGATTTCAAGACAGACATGGATTTCAAGGAAAAGATGGCTTCTGTCACCACCATATACTGTCGTGACAACAGGACAAGATGTGCTCtaaaagaaacaacaagaaacag ACGGTCGCTCCTTTTTGATCTCTACACTACAGATCAAATCCATCGTTTGCCTGATTACCCCAAAAACTCATCCGGGCTCCTTTACATAGCGTTCTATGTTCAGCAACCTGTTGGCCAATATGTCAGCAACGCGTCAGCACTACCACGTAGAATACTGGCTCAAATTATGGTCATTCACAAGAGTGAGATTGAAGCAGCTATTGGTGCAAATATATCTGGTATAGAAGCGTGGTTTAAACCTGGCGAACCAACCTTTTCGCCAACTTTAGGAACAGCAGAACCGGCTGCAAAAGAATGGAAGTGGATTATAATTGGTGTTATTGTGGGAGGAGTGTTTCTCGTCATCGTTGTCATTATCGTTTGGAGATG tttgaagaggaagaggaaggaCAAAACTGTTGTGATCCCTACTGTTGTTGATGACACACCTGGAGGAAACATCGCCATGAAGAGTTATCATCAGTCTGTAGAGAGCCTGGAACCAGCACCCAGCCAGTGA